From Manduca sexta isolate Smith_Timp_Sample1 chromosome 21, JHU_Msex_v1.0, whole genome shotgun sequence, the proteins below share one genomic window:
- the LOC115445582 gene encoding mannose-6-phosphate isomerase encodes MELQCKVQHYEWGKLGYDSTIAKLLQCADPSISIDPAKPYAELWMGTHPNGPSIITERNVLLSDYIKDNLDAIGPAVRKKFGVEVPFLFKVLSIRKALSIQAHPEKEHAEELHKNFPDLYKDANHKPELAIALTPFEALCGFRPLSEIKEFLKKLPELNKMLPKETVDALLSHEEQGDSGKVLKPVFHALMTCEKDVVANGLLNTLKKLAKKDSSTQAALHYQLLKKLHEDFPGDVGCWAVYFLNYMQLQPGQAIFLKPNLPHAYLSGDCIECMACSDNIVRAGLTPKYIDVPTLVEMLDYSSYAKAQLMFNPTLEDSHSCIWRPPVPDFAVIKIRVENEEPYNTQIRPSPSLILITSGSGTACDTEPIRARPGVVIFLKASRQLTLTPDAGDHLEAYQAICNV; translated from the exons ATGGAGTTGCAGTGCAAAGTCCAGCATTATGAATGGGGCAAGTTGGGGTATGATAGCACTATAGCTAAGTTACTGCAGTGCGCTGATCCCAGCATTTCTATCGATCCTGCCAAGCCTTATGCGGAGCTGTGGATGGGCACTCATCCCAATGGCCCGTCCATCATCACTGAGAGGAATGTATTGCTGTCAGACTATATTAAGGATAATCTTGATGCGATCGGACCAGCGGTGAGGAAGAAGTTTGGAGTTGAAGTGCCATTTCTATTCAAAGTCTTGTCGATAAGGAAGGCTTTGTCGATTCAGGCTCATCCTGAgaag GAGCATGCTGAAGAGCTTCATAAGAACTTTCCGGACCTGTATAAGGATGCCAACCATAAGCCGGAGCTTGCCATCGCTCTCACGCCATTCGAAGCTCTATGCGGTTTCAGACCGCTGTCTGAAATAAAAGAATTTCTTAAAA AGTTACCGGAGCTTAATAAAATGCTACCCAAGGAGACTGTGGATGCGTTGCTCTCTCATGAAGAGCAAGGGGACAGCGGCAAGGTGCTCAAGCCGGTGTTCCACGCACTGATGACTTGTGAGAAGGATGTTGTTGCCAACGGCCTGTTGAATACGCTGAAGAAACTTGCCAAGAAAG ATTCATCCACTCAGGCAGCTCTACACTACCAATTGTTGAAGAAACTTCACGAGGACTTCCCGGGCGACGTCGGGTGCTGGGCGGTGTACTTCCTGAACTACATGCAGCTGCAGCCCGGGCAGGCCATATTCCTCAAGCCGAACCTGCCCCACGCTTATCTCAGCGGAG ATTGCATCGAATGCATGGCGTGTTCGGACAACATCGTCCGCGCGGGCCTCACGCCCAAGTACATCGACGTGCCGACACTAGTGGAGATGCTGGACTACAGCAGCTACGCTAAAGCCCAGCTGATGTTCAACCCGACGCTGGAGGACTCTCACAGCTGCATCTGGCGGCCGCCGGTGCCTGATTTTGCCGTCATCAAGATTAGG GTGGAGAACGAAGAGCCGTACAACACTCAGATCCGCCCATCCCCAAGCTTGATCCTGATAACGTCAGGTTCAGGGACTGCGTGTGACACAGAACCCATCCGTGCTCGGCCTGGAGTGGTCATCTTTCTGAAGGCGAGCCGCCAGCTTACGCTCACTCCCGATGCTGGTGACCACCTCGAGGCATACCAGGCTATATGCAATGTATGA